The DNA sequence CATTGACTAAAATACCCATGGCCAAGAAAACTCAGAGGTAATCCAGCCACCAACAAGAGGACCGAGAGCAGCCATTGTTGCCATGGCTGCTCCTCAAATACCAAAAGCAGCTGCTCTGCTATTATTGCGGAATGTTTCATTGATGATAGATAAGGTTGCTGGTAAAATGAACGCACCTCCGAGACCTTGGAGAGCACGCGCGATAAGTAGTAGCGCAGCTCCCGTAGCAAACGACGCAATCGCAGAAGCTAAACCGAAAATTGCTAGGCCGGAGATGAACATACGTCGATGACTGTAACGGTCCCCGAGCACACCTGATGGGAGTAAAAGCGCAGCAAAAACAACTGTATATAGAGAAGAAACCCACTGTGCCTGTGTCAGGGATAATCCTAAATCCACAATAATAACTGGTAGCGAGACAGCAACAATAGTACCGTCTAAAACGATAAGCGAGACGCCAAAATAAGAATCGCGAGGATGAGTTTATGTGTCTTATTCACGTTGCTAGTTCTCTTTCAAAGGCCTAAATTATTTGTTGCTAAAAGCTCATACGAGTGAGCCACCGTAGCCCGTGCAGCTTCGTGCGGATTCCTCTTATGGTTTTCCCGCACCGCTACTAATGTCAGCCGAAGTATTTGGTCTCCGATGCCAGTAAGTAATTCCACGGCGATCGGATCATCTTGGTTGAGACGTTTTTGTAAATTCACACGCAAAGCATTGTTATGCGCTTCATAAGCAGATCTATGTGGGATGTCTGCCGGTGCAGATGAAGAATGAACTAATCGGGTAAGGATCCATTCGGAGCGTGCTACTAGGATAAGATCATCACACTCATCGATTGTCTTTTCTATCGCATTGGCGATTGCCCGCCAGGCATCAATACCCAGTGGTTCGTTAAGAAGATGTGCAATATACCGCGAGCGATAGACGAATAGCGGTTCCAGCAACACCGTAATTTTGGTGGGAAAATGATTGAAGAATGTGCGCCGTGATATCCCAGCTTCTTGCGCAATATCATCAATAGAGACCGAGTCAATAGAATTAGCCTGAGTAACTAAAGTAATAGCAGAGCGAACGATATTGTCTGTAGTTTCTTGGCGTTTTGTTTCACGTCGGGTACATTCACACATAGTTGCACTAGAGTGCAAAATTAACTGAACACTTTTCCAAAAGATGTCCCTAACAAAACACCGCAGACGCTCAAGACACACGTAACAACAACGTATGCGAAGGCATATCCCGCTCTCTTATCAAGCAGTAACCGACCGGTTTCCACACTCGCGGTACTAAAAGTTGTAAATCCACCACAAAATCCAGTGCCAAGAACGGCAGATATTAGCACATCGCCATCAACAGAAATGATAGCCCCAAGAAAAATCGCACCAAAAACGTTAATAACTGCAGTTGACCACGATCCTTTGAATCCCAATCGCTTCAGCCAAGTATCAACCCAGTAACGCGCAACTGCGCCCATTCCACCAGCAATAGCAATGAGAGCTATCATATGCTCTTCTCCCGATTCCCCAACCATAAACCACATAGCGCCGCACACGCACCAAGGATCAACTGGCTACCAGCAAAGATAATCCCCGCTATCGAACCGATTTCACTCATCTGAACAACGTCTACCGCAAACGTCGAATACGTCGTAAACCCGCCTAACAGTCCGGTACCAAAAAGCAACCGCCCCTCCGTCGTCGTTAGCCACGAACAGGTGTAACTCTCGCTGTAACCGTATAAGCAACCCAGCAAAAAACTACCAAGAACGTTAATCAGGTAAACAGCCCACGGCCCTGACACCGGAAACACCTGGATAAGAGACCATCGCAGGCTAACCCCAGCCACACCACCGAAGAAAACCAGCATAGTGTTACGAGCAGCGGTCATTCTTTTACTCCAGGAACTAATCGAGCAAGCGTCACCGAACCAGGAATATTCTTAATATCCACGCTCTCACTTTCGTAAATAAGCCCATCTATGTTCCACAGTAAAGGCTCACCATCGATACGCTCAACATGAAGAT is a window from the Arcanobacterium buesumense genome containing:
- a CDS encoding MFS transporter: MVLDGTIVAVSLPVIIVDLGLSLTQAQWVSSLYTVVFAALLLPSGVLGDRYSHRRMFISGLAIFGLASAIASFATGAALLLIARALQGLGGAFILPATLSIINETFRNNSRAAAFGI
- a CDS encoding TetR/AcrR family transcriptional regulator, encoding MCECTRRETKRQETTDNIVRSAITLVTQANSIDSVSIDDIAQEAGISRRTFFNHFPTKITVLLEPLFVYRSRYIAHLLNEPLGIDAWRAIANAIEKTIDECDDLILVARSEWILTRLVHSSSAPADIPHRSAYEAHNNALRVNLQKRLNQDDPIAVELLTGIGDQILRLTLVAVRENHKRNPHEAARATVAHSYELLATNNLGL
- a CDS encoding fluoride efflux transporter FluC, with the protein product MIALIAIAGGMGAVARYWVDTWLKRLGFKGSWSTAVINVFGAIFLGAIISVDGDVLISAVLGTGFCGGFTTFSTASVETGRLLLDKRAGYAFAYVVVTCVLSVCGVLLGTSFGKVFS
- a CDS encoding fluoride efflux transporter FluC, which gives rise to MTAARNTMLVFFGGVAGVSLRWSLIQVFPVSGPWAVYLINVLGSFLLGCLYGYSESYTCSWLTTTEGRLLFGTGLLGGFTTYSTFAVDVVQMSEIGSIAGIIFAGSQLILGACAALCGLWLGNREKSI